GGCGCTTCCAAGCTCCCCTCTTTTGCCTGTTGATGACCCTACACTTTTATTCACCAACGCAGGTATGGTCCAGTTCAAATCCATCTTTCTGGGCGATGTGGAGAGCCAGCACAAACGGGCTGTGACCGTTCAGAAGTGCCTGAGGGCGGGCGGCAAGCACAATGACCTTGAGAATGTCGGAAGGACGGCAAGGCACCATACCTTCTTTGAGATGTTAGGCAACTTCTCATTCGGCGATTATTTCAAGAGAGAGGCGTGTGAATGGGCTTGGGAATTTCTAACTGAAAAGGTTCATCTCCCTGCTGACAAGCTGATGATAACCGTTTTCAATGATGACGACGAGGCTGCGGAGATATGGCAGAAGCATATAGGAATACCTGCCAACCAGATATTCAGGCTCGGAGAGAAGGACAACTTCTGGCAGATGGGCGACACAGGGCCGTGCGGGCCGTGCTCTGAGATACTGATAGACCAGGGGCCGGAGATGGGATGCGGAAAGCCCGGCTGCATGGTTGGATGCGACTGCGACAGATACCTTGAGATATGGAACCTCGTATTTATGCAGTACAACAGGGATACGGCAGGCAAACTTCACCCGCTGCCCAAGCCGAGCATTGACACAGGCATGGGGCTTGAGAGGCTTGCCGCTGTGCTGCAGGGAAAGACGAATAACTTTGACTCTGACCTATTCATGCCGATCATAAAATATGTTGAAGGTATTTCAGGTAAAAAATACGGGAAAGATAAAGCAAACGATGTCTCTATGAGGGTCATAGCCGACCATATAAGGTCATCGGCATTCGTGCTTTCAGAGGGGCTTGTGCCTTCAAATGAAGGAAGAGGTTATGTCTTAAGAAGGATCATAAGAAGGGCTGCAAGGCACGGGCTCATGTTAGGCATCAAGGGGCCGTTCCTGCATGATGTGCTTGACGCGGTATATAAGATGATGTCCGGCCCGTATTCTGAACTGAATGAAAATATCGGGATGAGCAAAAAGGTCCTTAAGTTTGAAGAAGAGAGATTCGCGCACACACTCTCTTCAGGCATGGATCTGCTGGACAAGGTAATTAATGAGGTAAGGGCATCGGGCAAAGAGACGATACCGGGCACCGAACTCTTTAAACTTTATGACACATTCGGATTTCCGCTTGACCTTGCGAAGGACATTGCTGAAGACAACGGACTGAAGATAGATGAAAAAGGTTTTAATGAGGAGATGGAGCTTCAGAAGACAAAGGCGCGCGCATCATGGGTCGGCGGCGGAGAGGAAGTTTCAGGCATATACAAAGAGATAGAAACTCTTGTCGGAGCCACTGAATTCACAGGCTATGACGCTCCTGATAAAACAGAGAGCGTGGTCAAGGCGATGATAAAGAACGGCGCCCTCATCAAAGAAGCAAAAGAAGGTGAAGAGGTTGAGGTAGTTTTAGACAGGACACCGTTCTACGGCGAATCAGGCGGACAGGTGGGCGATACCGGCATGATGGAGCATGGCGAAGGGCTATTGAAACTTGAGGTGATTAATGCAAAAAGAACCCACAACCTTATCCTGCATTCAGTAAGAATAATCAAAGGCACGTTAAGGCCTGACATGTATGTGAAGCCTGTTATAGATGAAGAGAGAAGAGCATCTGTCAAACGCAATCATACAGCCACGCATATTCTGCATGCGGCTCTGAAGGAAGTGTTAGGCGACCATATAAAACAGGCAGGCTCGTTTGTAGCGCCTGACCGGCTGAGGTTTGACTTCAACCACTTCTTTGCCATGGATGAAAGGGAGATCAAAGAGGTCGAGCGGATAGTGAATGAAAAGATAATCAGGAATATGCCTGTCCATGTCTCTGAGACATCGCTTAACAATGCGATAGCACACGGAGTGGTGGCGCTCTTTGGTGAAAAATACGGAGAGACTGTCAGGGTCGTAAAGGCGGGAAATTACTCTGCCGAACTGTGCGGGGGAACGCACTGCAGCGCGACAGGTGATATCGGCCCGTTCAAGATAATCTCTGAAGGAAGCGCGGCAGCAGGCATAAGAAGAATAGAGGCGCTGACAGGATTTTCCGCGCATAAGTTCATTAATGACGAGGAAGACGAGCTTAAAAAGACGGCAGGGCTTCTTAAGGCAACCCCTCTTAATGTAGCAGATAAAGTGCGCAAGGCCTTAAGCGACCTCAAGCTGCTTGAAAAAGAGATGGAAAAGCTGAGGAGCAGTTCAGCCTCTAATGATATAGAGAGCATCCTTGGAAAGACGGTTGAGATAGACGGCATAAAGGTGCTTGCGCACAAGATCGACGGGCTTGATATGAAGACGCTCAGAGACCTGGCGGACAAGCTGAAAGATAAGATGAACTCAGGTGTCATAGTCCTCGGCTCCATACTGAACGGCCAGGCATCATATGTATCCCTCGTAACAAAAGACCTCGCCTCGCGTTTCCACGCGGGGAACATATTAAAGAGCGTCACCGGCGGCAAGGGCGGCGGCAGGGCTGATATGGCTCAGGGCGGGACAAAAGATATCGATGGAATTGATATGGCAATCTCCTC
This genomic stretch from Nitrospirota bacterium harbors:
- the alaS gene encoding alanine--tRNA ligase — protein: MNSSDIRKLFIDFFKEKGHKALPSSPLLPVDDPTLLFTNAGMVQFKSIFLGDVESQHKRAVTVQKCLRAGGKHNDLENVGRTARHHTFFEMLGNFSFGDYFKREACEWAWEFLTEKVHLPADKLMITVFNDDDEAAEIWQKHIGIPANQIFRLGEKDNFWQMGDTGPCGPCSEILIDQGPEMGCGKPGCMVGCDCDRYLEIWNLVFMQYNRDTAGKLHPLPKPSIDTGMGLERLAAVLQGKTNNFDSDLFMPIIKYVEGISGKKYGKDKANDVSMRVIADHIRSSAFVLSEGLVPSNEGRGYVLRRIIRRAARHGLMLGIKGPFLHDVLDAVYKMMSGPYSELNENIGMSKKVLKFEEERFAHTLSSGMDLLDKVINEVRASGKETIPGTELFKLYDTFGFPLDLAKDIAEDNGLKIDEKGFNEEMELQKTKARASWVGGGEEVSGIYKEIETLVGATEFTGYDAPDKTESVVKAMIKNGALIKEAKEGEEVEVVLDRTPFYGESGGQVGDTGMMEHGEGLLKLEVINAKRTHNLILHSVRIIKGTLRPDMYVKPVIDEERRASVKRNHTATHILHAALKEVLGDHIKQAGSFVAPDRLRFDFNHFFAMDEREIKEVERIVNEKIIRNMPVHVSETSLNNAIAHGVVALFGEKYGETVRVVKAGNYSAELCGGTHCSATGDIGPFKIISEGSAAAGIRRIEALTGFSAHKFINDEEDELKKTAGLLKATPLNVADKVRKALSDLKLLEKEMEKLRSSSASNDIESILGKTVEIDGIKVLAHKIDGLDMKTLRDLADKLKDKMNSGVIVLGSILNGQASYVSLVTKDLASRFHAGNILKSVTGGKGGGRADMAQGGTKDIDGIDMAISSVPDIIKGETK